DNA from Alphaproteobacteria bacterium:
CTTCGTCGCTGGAACGTCCCATTTTGCGCCAGTTTTGTACAAGTTCAACCGCCTGTTGTTCTTCGTCCATCTCTAGCAATGCATTGGTATGTGCGACAGCATCTTCATAAAGATATTCTTCGGGATGCTTAGTAAACAAATCTTCTGACAAACGCGCTACGTTGGCAAAATCTTTATCAACCGAATAAAAACTTACCAAGTCGCGGATGGTTTGTGGATTACTGCCTTCTTCTACTTCGTATAAGCGCTGAAGCGTGATCTTTTGCTGTTCAGTTTGCTGGAAGAAATTATACAGTTGCGACATTTCTGTTAACACAACCGGATCTTTCGTGCCTTCCGCACGCGCCTCCAAAATGGCCATATAATCTTCATAGCGTTGGGCGAATTGATATAATTGTCCAAGCTGTTTGAGGGCGGTGGTATCTTGTGGATTTTCTTCTACATAAGTTCTCAGCACTTCGATAGCGCGGTCAATATTGCCGGTATTGGTATGAATACGCACCAATTGCTGCACTACGTCTACACTGTGATCGCCATCACGGAACCGTGCTTCAAAGAGCTGTTCGGGATCATTATAGTTATAATCGCGCACTTCCATGCGTGCCACATCCGCTTCTTCGGGCAGCAACCAGTAACCTACGGCAAAACCTGCTACCGTGAGTACACTTGCAATCAGTATTTCCTTACGTACCATATTACTGTGCCGCTTCTTTCAAAGTTATGCGAATATTCACTGCAGTGGTGGCATCTATGCCATCAAAAACCAGCGTAATAACATTATTTTCACTTGCCGCAAGGGAGTGGATTGGTTCACCGTTGTTAGGAGTGATAGTGGCTCTATACAGGCCATTCACCGGCACACGCCATTGCATTTCTCCTCGTCCATAGCCCTGAGCCATTAGGTCGATAGACGTCTCAGACTGCCCTTTGGCAGAAAGAATATTCCAGCGGCTACTGGAAAGCGATAATTTAGCCGGAATGTGATCCGAGGGGCTATGTACAAGAAAAAGCTCTGGTTTGTCAATAGCTGGATTTAAGAAAATATACATATTTTCCTGATAAATACGTGAGCCCAATACCCCTTTAGAGCGCTGTAAATCTACGCTCATACGGTTTTTTCCTGTTAAGGCTGGCGAGGCAATTCGAAAGGTTTGCAATGCTCCGCGATCATGGATAATCCAGTGGTTATAGCCAACGGGCTCTATGTTGGCACTGTAAAATCCATTGGCAATTGCAGCATATTGTGACGTGACCAAAGGTATTAATTCGTGTTTGCGCGCATAAAGCATGATTTCTTTTAACGCTTTCAAGCTGCCCGGGCGTTCGCCGGAATAGGAATGAAAATATACGTTAAATGGTGCCAGGCGAATAGGTGTTTCGGTATGGCGAACGGTTTCAATCAAATAGCGATAACCAAAAAACCGCTCCGACCACAGGTTGGTATAGGTATTTTCATTGCTGGCGGTAGAATAGATTTGCAGTTCATCTCCCATGCGAATGCCTATGGGATAAAGCGTGCTATAAGAAGGGTATTCTGCATCATAGCGGGATTCGCCGCCATTAATATTAAACATACCGGCTTCGCGGGTTTTGCGCAAAAATCGTTCATACGGACTGGTATTGCCCGACCATTGCATGAGCGTGACCTTCTTACCTTCCGGTGCTAAGCTTTCGATTACCTTATTCGCGCCATAAATTTCATTTTCTTCGTCAAAAGGCATGCAATTAAAGCTGCGCGGCACATCATACATTTCCAGCAATTCGCGCATTTGCGCTTCTTCTGAACGATCTATCATGGGGCTTTCTTTAAGTTCGGCAATAGAGGGGGTGTTGCTGCCATCATGTCGATGCAACTTTTTCTTGCCACTCAGCAGCGAAGTGTAATCTTGCGAAAATAAACCGGCAGGCTTGGGAAAGTTTGAGGCAAAATCTTTTTCTTTTTCTGGCGAATAGTCTTTGAAAAACTGCCAATAGAGCGGATGTGTGTAGGTGTGGCTTGCTACTTCAACATTGGGTAGTGCAAGGGCGTTGCGTGCAATTTCACGGCTTAATTCACTGCCAAAGCAGTTATCGGCTAGATCGCCTGCAACTAAACCCACACTGAATGCAAAGTCGGAATAGGGTTTAAGAATTTCTTCGAGTATGACTTTAGAAGAAAACTGATTCTTGTAATTTTCCACATGAGTGCGGTTATTCCAGCCATCGCCGTCAATATGGCTATAAAAAATACGACGGCCATTATGGGTGGTGACATCGGGAACAGGGTATAGTGGCGGGTTCAGTGCGCGCTGTAAAAAAGTGAACGGATTCAGATACCATGCGGAGATGGTATTGTCGTTCACTTGCTGTTCATGATAGACATAGCCTGAGGCGGCATACCCCCCTTGCGGGCCGGTCATTACCACATCCGCATACTCGCCCGGAGCGCCAATGCCCACCGATAATCGCATATGCGATGTGCCCGCACTTGTGGCAACCAATTGCCCAAATGGTGCCAGCGGCGGAGTTAAACGACGCTCAAAATCTACTAACTCAGCATCACGGTGGATAATTTTGCTTTTATAAGTCAGCGGATACCATACACCATTATCGCGCACGCCCATGCGCTCATAAATATATTTCAGATCAGCAAGGCTCTTTTCGCTTAAACTGTCTTGGCGACCAATTCCAAGGTTTTCTAATACAATTAATCGCTTGCCACTGCGAAGGCTGTCTGCAAGCCATTGCAAAAAGGCCTCTCTCTCGGGGATGGGGCCGTGGTGAAACCATATTAATATACCATGTGTACTGCTATCCAGTACAGGCAATGGGTCATTGATGTCATGGTAATCGAGGGTATATCCCAGCCTATTGGCGGGCAGCCCTAAAAACCGGTGAATAGTGTTTGTGCGCAGGTTTTTTTCGTATCGGCTATCGTAAAACGCCAATAACTTGCGTGGTATATAAGCGCTTTCATCTGCATATGCCACTGAGCTGGTGCCTAAATTGCTAACTAACGCACAAGCAAATAAAGTCAGAACAAGCACAACACGCATCATTCCGGCTCCCTATGGTGGCTACCCAAATCATAGGTGGTGACATAAGGATAAAATCCATTGCTGCGATGCTGTGAGTAAACGCGCTTAACCAACGGAATTGTGGATTTTTGAATAGGAATATAATCCAGCGTCATGATTTTAAGGCGCGGGTTAATGCGCGTTGCGGCCTTTAATGTGGTGCTTATCTCATCATACACAGCATTGGGAAAAAACTGCGGGCTTTCCTGATTGGGCTGATAATTCACACGAATGCTTTCGGCAAGCGCGTAATCAATCGAATTCGCCACTTCCGGTAAAAGCGCAAAACCGCGATTCAGCATAATCTTAATATCAGGATGGGCTTTACGGACAGATTGCACCAAATTAACAGCCGCCTTTGACATGCCAGCAAAGCGCTGCGGCTCTATTGTTTCCAAATGCAAGGCGGTATCGATAGTGTCGAGCATTATGCCATCAAATCCTTTTTGCAGCACTTGCGGAATAAGTGTATGGACAAAATATTCCTGCCATTGTGGCTTGCGGATATCAATAACATGATGTGCTGCCCATTGGTCACTGGGGGCAATAAGCACATCCATGGATTGAATGGTATCGAAATAGCTGCGATATTCTTCGGCTTCGCTGGTGCTCAAATAGCCCAGCACAATTTGTCCTTTGGTTTTTTCGCGCATAAATGCCGGTGCGCTGTCGCTGTCGAACACTACAATATCATATTCGGCAAATTCGCTGTAAGGCAAACTGCCGTGGTAGTAGACTGCCCAGCGAAGGGCTACTTTTTCTCGCTGCATAAGCACAAACACCAACACAATAATCATAAATAGCAGAGTGCCGCCAATCAAAAACGTACTGGGCCTCATGATTGCACCACACTGCCATAGGTTTTGCGTAGGCCTTCTTCAAGCTTGCAAGTGGGAGTATAGCCCAACTGGCTTTTAGCAAGACTGTTATCGCAATAGGAAAATTGAATATCGCCTTCGCGGGCGGGGCCGTAATGAATAGAAAATTCATGACCGGATATAGTGCGGATTTGTTCGGCCAGCTGCTTGATTGTTACTGCATTGCAGGTGCCCACATTAAATACTCCGCACTCGATAGCTTTAGCATCAAGTTTTTGCATGGCCACATACAGCGTTTGGACGACATCGTCCACATACACAAAATCACGCGATTGCTGGCCGTTGCCAAAAATAGTCAGCGCTTTTTTTTCTGAGGCCAGTTGCATAAAAATGGATATAACGCCCGAATAGGGTGAATGCGGATCCTGACGGGGGCCGTACACATTGAAAAAGCGCAATCCCGCTGTAGGAATATTATGTATGCTGGTGGCAATGCGCGCATGATTTTCGCAGGACAGCTTGTCTATTCCATAGGCGCTGAGCGGCTTTGCAGGGGCGCCCTCCGATAGGGGGAGCTGGTCGCAATCGCCATATACCGCCGCCGATGAGGCATATACTACAGGGATGTCTTTACCGCTTTGTGCAATACTGTGCAGCAAATTCACCGTGCCGCCAATATTGACCTTATGCGCGTGATACCAAGCGCTTCGCGATAAATCTACCGAGGCTACCGCCGCCAGATGATACACATGATTTACCCGATCCAATAACGGGGTAAATATATTTGCATCGACGATATCGCCTTCAATAAGCTCGGCATTTGCGGGCAGGTTTTCGCGTTTGCCGGTAGATAAATTATCCACAACAATGACTTCTTCGCCTTGTTGTAATAATTTTTCGACCAGATGACTGCCTATAAATCCGCATCCTCCGGTAACCAAACTTGTCATTTATTTGTCACGCGCACTTAATGATTAAATGATTAAGTGGTTATTTATCCGTATAAATCCACAAAAAGTCCATTACTTCTTAGCTCTGTATTGCAACTCATAATCAAAAATTTATACATTGTGGCGTTATTACCACGCAGCTATGTGAAATGCAGAATTCATTAGTGTTCACCGGCAGTTTGTCATAAAACCGTCATTGTACGCCCGTGATACAAAAAGCTATATTAGTGGTTGAAAAACGATTACAGAAGAGTTGATGGCAGAAGAAAAGCAAATTCCAATCATGCTTGCGTTGCAGGGTGGTGGCTCACATGGTGCCATTACGTGGGGTGTTTTAGATCGCCTTTTAGAAGAAGACAGCATCAAA
Protein-coding regions in this window:
- a CDS encoding endo alpha-1,4 polygalactosaminidase; translation: MRPSTFLIGGTLLFMIIVLVFVLMQREKVALRWAVYYHGSLPYSEFAEYDIVVFDSDSAPAFMREKTKGQIVLGYLSTSEAEEYRSYFDTIQSMDVLIAPSDQWAAHHVIDIRKPQWQEYFVHTLIPQVLQKGFDGIMLDTIDTALHLETIEPQRFAGMSKAAVNLVQSVRKAHPDIKIMLNRGFALLPEVANSIDYALAESIRVNYQPNQESPQFFPNAVYDEISTTLKAATRINPRLKIMTLDYIPIQKSTIPLVKRVYSQHRSNGFYPYVTTYDLGSHHREPE
- a CDS encoding GDP-mannose 4,6-dehydratase — protein: MTSLVTGGCGFIGSHLVEKLLQQGEEVIVVDNLSTGKRENLPANAELIEGDIVDANIFTPLLDRVNHVYHLAAVASVDLSRSAWYHAHKVNIGGTVNLLHSIAQSGKDIPVVYASSAAVYGDCDQLPLSEGAPAKPLSAYGIDKLSCENHARIATSIHNIPTAGLRFFNVYGPRQDPHSPYSGVISIFMQLASEKKALTIFGNGQQSRDFVYVDDVVQTLYVAMQKLDAKAIECGVFNVGTCNAVTIKQLAEQIRTISGHEFSIHYGPAREGDIQFSYCDNSLAKSQLGYTPTCKLEEGLRKTYGSVVQS
- a CDS encoding tetratricopeptide repeat protein; its protein translation is MVRKEILIASVLTVAGFAVGYWLLPEEADVARMEVRDYNYNDPEQLFEARFRDGDHSVDVVQQLVRIHTNTGNIDRAIEVLRTYVEENPQDTTALKQLGQLYQFAQRYEDYMAILEARAEGTKDPVVLTEMSQLYNFFQQTEQQKITLQRLYEVEEGSNPQTIRDLVSFYSVDKDFANVARLSEDLFTKHPEEYLYEDAVAHTNALLEMDEEQQAVELVQNWRKMGRSSDEETAFLVDMLHYQGAPSHARTILSTIPDEEIYASPDLLHSYLLVMVAEGHQDDAYRLLSTLYERNELPEMLLPDLMYMAAANGNTERFHELREKSGLTRLPENQLADIWISSRRSNQTSVMRAVSQHVSQSAPNDYPLLRTLILIDERSPG